The following are encoded together in the Triticum dicoccoides isolate Atlit2015 ecotype Zavitan chromosome 6B, WEW_v2.0, whole genome shotgun sequence genome:
- the LOC119323135 gene encoding probable LRR receptor-like serine/threonine-protein kinase At4g20450 isoform X1: MDLCVVILLFCVFHLIHGQPDDLGFISIDCGIPVNSSYQDPSSKIIYVSDYGYVTSGENRNISSVYIRPSLAKRNLNVRFFQHGARNCYALRSLVAGNKYFVRALFYYGNYDGLDKLPVFDLYMGANYWHEVNISAAGAVKWMDIIVVAPADYLHVCLVNKGMGTPFISGLDLRPLRITLYPEVNASQSLVLISSNRFNLGPTDNRIIRYPLDPHDRLWSTYDTIPNWNEISATSVVQNYVTDVYDVPSAVMQNAASVNGSRIDFSWGPVDPSENISSSYFFVFYFSELQNVQSNAVRQFDIIVNNKTWNTQPYTPRFLFADSFSGIVQGLASYSVSLVATENATLPPILNAMEMYLVEPITEVATDSGDARAMMSIQENFGVEKNWMGDPCAPKAFAWIGLTCSYPPAHAARITALNVSSFGLAGTISTDFGDLNALQYLDLSNNNLSGTIPNFLGRLPFLIFLDLSSNDLHGTIPDNLLQKSQNGTLSLRVGNNANICANGTACGSSRKKINGALLAAIVIPIVAVIAIFVVLFLLLRQKLKGKDKRKTTGPEDESALLENREFSYRELKYITSNFSQEIGKGGFGAVFLGYLKNGNSVAVEVRSDSSSQGGKEFLAEAQHLTRIHHKNLVSLIGYCKDKNHLALVYEYMPKGNLQDHLRGSTSKPLTWEQRLHIALDAAQGLEYLHIACKPALIHRDVKSTNILLTTDLGAKIADFGLTKAFSDSKTHITTEPAGTMGYLDPEYFRSYHISEKSDVYSFGVVLLELITGRPPVIPVSDSVNVHVGEWVQQSLDHGTMESIVDARMVGDYDINSVWKAADLALHCKREVSRERPTMAEVVAQLKECLELENRLDGRQRSLGSNFPRERGALEAEEEEQGEDIQAVAAGPAMR, encoded by the exons ATGGATCTATGCGTTGTGATTCTCCTATTCTGCGTCTTCCACTTGATCCATGGCCAGCCTGATGACCTAG GTTTCATAAGCATCGATTGTGGCATCCCGGTGAACTCCTCCTACCAAGATCCCAGCTCAAAGATAATATATGTCTCAGACTATGGATACGTCACCTCAGGAGAAAACCGCAACATCTCCTCAGTTTACATCAGGCCTTCACTGGCAAAGCGCAACCTCAATGTCCGGTTCTTTCAGCATGGAGCACGCAATTGCTACGCCCTGAGGTCCTTGGTGGCAGGAAACAAGTACTTCGTCCGTGCGCTTTTTtactacggaaactatgatggcCTTGACAAACTTCCTGTCTTTGATCTGTACATGGGGGCAAACTACTGGCATGAAGTTAATATCAGTGCTGCAGGAGCAGTCAAATGGATGGACATCATAGTTGTCGCTCCTGCTGACTACCTGCATGTTTGTCTGGTGAACAAAGGGATGGGAACTCCATTTATTTCTGGGCTGGATCTGAGGCCACTGAGGATTACTCTTTACCCAGAGGTAAATGCAAGTCAATCTCTGGTGCTGATTAGCTCCAATCGGTTCAATTTGGGGCCCACAGACAATCGCATAATCAG GTACCCCTTGGATCCCCATGACCGCCTATGGTCGACTTACGACACAATCCCAAACTGGAATGAAATATCTGCAACATCTGTCGTCCAGAATTACGTCACTGATGTGTATGACGTGCCATCAGCTGTTATGCAAAATGCAGCATCTGTCAACGGCTCAAGGATTGATTTCTCATGGGGTCCAGTGGATCCATCGGAGAACATCAGCTCCAGTTACTTCTTTGTTTTCTACTTCTCTGAGCTGCAGAATGTACAGAGCAATGCTGTGCGGCAGTTTGACATCATTGTCAATAACAAGACATGGAACACGCAACCTTATACCCCTCGATTCCTATTTGCCGATTCTTTCTCAGGAATTGTACAAGGGTTGGCGAGTTATAGTGTCTCACTTGTTGCTACAGAAAATGCAACTCTTCCACCTATCCTCAATGCCATGGAGATGTACTTGGTGGAACCGATAACTGAGGTCGCTACTGATAGTGGAGATG CTAGAGCCATGATGTCAATCCAGGAGAATTTTGGCGTGGAGAAAAACTGGATGGGTGATCCATGTGCTCCAAAAGCTTTTGCATGGATAGGATTAACCTGCTCCTATCCACCAGCTCATGCCGCTAGAATAACAGCATT AAACGTGTCTTCCTTTGGGTTGGCTGGTACCATCTCTACTGATTTTGGAGATCTGAATGCACTTCAGTACCT GGATCTGTCAAACAACAACTTGTCTGGCACCATTCCAAATTTTCTTGGGCGGCTTCCGTTTCTAATATTTCT GGATCTGTCCAGCAATGATCTACATGGAACAATCCCTGACAATCTTCTTCAAAAATCCCAAAATGGAACTCTGTCGTTAAG GGTTGGTAATAATGCAAATATATGTGCCAATGGTACTGCCTGTGGATCAAGTCGAAAGAAAATTAATGGGGCACTTCTTGCTGCTATAGTTATTCCGATCGTTGCTGTCATTGCAATATTTGTTGTCTTATTTCTTCTGCTACGCCAAAAGCTCAAGGGAAAAG ATAAGAGAAAAACTACTGGTCCTGAAGATGAATCTGCATTACTTGAGAACCGAGAATTTTCCTACAGAGAACTGAAGTATATTACAAGCAACTTTAGCCAAGAGATTGGCAAGGGCGGCTTTGGAGCTGTCTTCCTTGGCTACCTGAAGAACGGAAACTCAGTTGCTGTGGAAGTGCGTTCTGATTCATCTTCACAAGGGGGTAAAGAGTTTCTGGCTGAG GCTCAACACTTGACAAGGATTCATCACAAGAACTTGGTTTCCTTGATTGGCTACTGCAAGGACAAAAATCATCTAGCCCTTGTTTACGAGTACATGCCCAAAGGGAACCTGCAGGATCATCTGAGAG GTTCTACTAGTAAACCACTCACTTGGGAGCAGCGTCTTCACATCGCCCTTGATGCTGCACAAG GTCTGGAGTATCTGCACATCGCGTGTAAACCAGCATTGATCCACAGAGATGTGAAGAGTACCAACATCCTGCTGACCACAGATCTTGGGGCTAAGATTGCTGATTTTGGCCTGACCAAGGCTTTCAGCGACTCGAAAACACATATAACCACTGAACCAGCTGGTACTATGGGCTACTTAGATCCAGA GTACTTCCGCAGTTATCACATCAGCGAGAAGAGCGACGTGTACAGCTTTGGCGTCGTACTCCTAGAGCTCATCACAGGCCGTCCTCCTGTCATCCCGGTCAGCGACAGCGTGAATGTCCACGTCGGCGAGTGGGTGCAGCAGAGCCTCGACCACGGCACCATGGAGAGCATTGTGGATGCAAGAATGGTAGGGGACTATGACATCAACTCTGTCTGGAAAGCTGCTGACCTTGCGCTGCATTGCAAGCGAGAGGTCTCAAGGGAGCGTCCGACGATGGCGGAGGTGGTGGCGCAGCTTAAGGAGTGCTTGGAGCTCGAGAACCGTCTCGACGGGAGGCAAAGAAGCTTGGGTTCAAACTTTCCTAGGGAGAGAGGTGCACTTGaggcagaagaagaagaacaaggtgaGGACATACAAGCTGTTGCTGCTGGTCCTGCAATGAGATAG
- the LOC119323135 gene encoding probable LRR receptor-like serine/threonine-protein kinase At4g20450 isoform X2 has translation MQNAASVNGSRIDFSWGPVDPSENISSSYFFVFYFSELQNVQSNAVRQFDIIVNNKTWNTQPYTPRFLFADSFSGIVQGLASYSVSLVATENATLPPILNAMEMYLVEPITEVATDSGDARAMMSIQENFGVEKNWMGDPCAPKAFAWIGLTCSYPPAHAARITALNVSSFGLAGTISTDFGDLNALQYLDLSNNNLSGTIPNFLGRLPFLIFLDLSSNDLHGTIPDNLLQKSQNGTLSLRVGNNANICANGTACGSSRKKINGALLAAIVIPIVAVIAIFVVLFLLLRQKLKGKDKRKTTGPEDESALLENREFSYRELKYITSNFSQEIGKGGFGAVFLGYLKNGNSVAVEVRSDSSSQGGKEFLAEAQHLTRIHHKNLVSLIGYCKDKNHLALVYEYMPKGNLQDHLRGSTSKPLTWEQRLHIALDAAQGLEYLHIACKPALIHRDVKSTNILLTTDLGAKIADFGLTKAFSDSKTHITTEPAGTMGYLDPEYFRSYHISEKSDVYSFGVVLLELITGRPPVIPVSDSVNVHVGEWVQQSLDHGTMESIVDARMVGDYDINSVWKAADLALHCKREVSRERPTMAEVVAQLKECLELENRLDGRQRSLGSNFPRERGALEAEEEEQGEDIQAVAAGPAMR, from the exons ATGCAAAATGCAGCATCTGTCAACGGCTCAAGGATTGATTTCTCATGGGGTCCAGTGGATCCATCGGAGAACATCAGCTCCAGTTACTTCTTTGTTTTCTACTTCTCTGAGCTGCAGAATGTACAGAGCAATGCTGTGCGGCAGTTTGACATCATTGTCAATAACAAGACATGGAACACGCAACCTTATACCCCTCGATTCCTATTTGCCGATTCTTTCTCAGGAATTGTACAAGGGTTGGCGAGTTATAGTGTCTCACTTGTTGCTACAGAAAATGCAACTCTTCCACCTATCCTCAATGCCATGGAGATGTACTTGGTGGAACCGATAACTGAGGTCGCTACTGATAGTGGAGATG CTAGAGCCATGATGTCAATCCAGGAGAATTTTGGCGTGGAGAAAAACTGGATGGGTGATCCATGTGCTCCAAAAGCTTTTGCATGGATAGGATTAACCTGCTCCTATCCACCAGCTCATGCCGCTAGAATAACAGCATT AAACGTGTCTTCCTTTGGGTTGGCTGGTACCATCTCTACTGATTTTGGAGATCTGAATGCACTTCAGTACCT GGATCTGTCAAACAACAACTTGTCTGGCACCATTCCAAATTTTCTTGGGCGGCTTCCGTTTCTAATATTTCT GGATCTGTCCAGCAATGATCTACATGGAACAATCCCTGACAATCTTCTTCAAAAATCCCAAAATGGAACTCTGTCGTTAAG GGTTGGTAATAATGCAAATATATGTGCCAATGGTACTGCCTGTGGATCAAGTCGAAAGAAAATTAATGGGGCACTTCTTGCTGCTATAGTTATTCCGATCGTTGCTGTCATTGCAATATTTGTTGTCTTATTTCTTCTGCTACGCCAAAAGCTCAAGGGAAAAG ATAAGAGAAAAACTACTGGTCCTGAAGATGAATCTGCATTACTTGAGAACCGAGAATTTTCCTACAGAGAACTGAAGTATATTACAAGCAACTTTAGCCAAGAGATTGGCAAGGGCGGCTTTGGAGCTGTCTTCCTTGGCTACCTGAAGAACGGAAACTCAGTTGCTGTGGAAGTGCGTTCTGATTCATCTTCACAAGGGGGTAAAGAGTTTCTGGCTGAG GCTCAACACTTGACAAGGATTCATCACAAGAACTTGGTTTCCTTGATTGGCTACTGCAAGGACAAAAATCATCTAGCCCTTGTTTACGAGTACATGCCCAAAGGGAACCTGCAGGATCATCTGAGAG GTTCTACTAGTAAACCACTCACTTGGGAGCAGCGTCTTCACATCGCCCTTGATGCTGCACAAG GTCTGGAGTATCTGCACATCGCGTGTAAACCAGCATTGATCCACAGAGATGTGAAGAGTACCAACATCCTGCTGACCACAGATCTTGGGGCTAAGATTGCTGATTTTGGCCTGACCAAGGCTTTCAGCGACTCGAAAACACATATAACCACTGAACCAGCTGGTACTATGGGCTACTTAGATCCAGA GTACTTCCGCAGTTATCACATCAGCGAGAAGAGCGACGTGTACAGCTTTGGCGTCGTACTCCTAGAGCTCATCACAGGCCGTCCTCCTGTCATCCCGGTCAGCGACAGCGTGAATGTCCACGTCGGCGAGTGGGTGCAGCAGAGCCTCGACCACGGCACCATGGAGAGCATTGTGGATGCAAGAATGGTAGGGGACTATGACATCAACTCTGTCTGGAAAGCTGCTGACCTTGCGCTGCATTGCAAGCGAGAGGTCTCAAGGGAGCGTCCGACGATGGCGGAGGTGGTGGCGCAGCTTAAGGAGTGCTTGGAGCTCGAGAACCGTCTCGACGGGAGGCAAAGAAGCTTGGGTTCAAACTTTCCTAGGGAGAGAGGTGCACTTGaggcagaagaagaagaacaaggtgaGGACATACAAGCTGTTGCTGCTGGTCCTGCAATGAGATAG